A window of Aquibium oceanicum genomic DNA:
AGGGTTCACCTCGCGGCCCTCAAACGAAAAGGGCTCCAGCCTTTCGGCGGAAGCCCTCTCGTTGCTGTAGATTGTATTAGGCGTCAGTGGCGGGCGAGCCATTCATCGATGTCGCGTTCAGCCTCGTCTTTCGCCTTGCCGTAGCGCTCCTGCAGCTTGCCGGCGAGCTCGCGGCGGTTGCCCTTGACGACGTCGAGGTCGTCATTGGTGAGCTTGCCCCACTGCTGCTGGGCCTGACCCTTGAACTGCTCCCAGTTTCCTTCGACACGGTCCCAATTCATGGTGTTCTCCTGTTTCCTCATGAGATGACGGTTCGCGACCGTCTGAGGAAGAAACGCAAATCCGGGGGGCGGGGTTCCTCGCAAAAAGGCGCAGGCAGGGAAAGCGCCGGTAAGAAAAAGCCCCGCCGGATCGCTCCGGCGGGGCTTTGATTTGTCGCGGCTCGGGAGCCGGCGGGCTGCTTAGGAGTTGCCCTGCTTCTTCAGCGCGGCACCCAGGATGTCGCCCAGCGAGGCGCCGGAGTCGGTCGAGCCGAACTGCGCCACGGCTTCCTTTTCCTCGGCGATTTCCAACGCCTTGATGGAGACGGTGATGCGGCGGGTCTTCTTGTCGAACTGCGTGACCCGGGCATCCACCTTCTGGCCGACGGAGAAGCGCTCGGGGCGCTGCTCGTCGCGGTCGCGCGAAAGGTCCGCGCGGCGGATGAAGGTGTCCATGTCGTGGTCGACCAGGCGAACGTCCAGGCCGCCGTCCTTGACCGCCGTCACTTCGGCGGTGACGATGGCGCCCTTGCGCAGGTCGCCCGAGCCGGCCGCTTCGCCGACCGCGTCACGGCCGAGCTGCTTGATGCCCAGCGAGATGCGCTCCTTGTCGATGTCGACGTCGAGCACCTGCGCCTTGACCATGTCGCCGCGATTGTACTCCTCGATCACCTGCTCGCCCGGACGGTTCCAGTCGAGATCGGACAGGTGCACCATGCCGTCCACGTCGCCTTCCAGGCCGATGAACAGGCCGAACTCGGTCTTGTTCTTGACCTCGCCCTCAACGGGCGATCCGACCGGATGGCTGCGCGCGAAGGCTTCCCACGGGTTCTCGAGCGTCTGCTTGAGGCCGAGCGAGATGCGGCGCTTCTGCGGGTCCACCTCGAGCACGACGACGTCGACCTGCTGGGTGGTCGACAGGATCTTGCCGGGATGCACGTTCTTCTTGGTCCACGACATCTCGGAGACGTGGATGAGGCCCTCGATGCCCGGCTCCAGCTCCACGAAGGCGCCGTAGTCGGTGATGTTGGTGACCGTGCCGGTGATCTTCTTGCCGAGCGGGAACTTGGTGCCGATGTCGGACCAGGGATCCGCCTCGAGCTGCTTCATGCCGAGCGAGATGCGGTGGGTTTCCTGGTTGATGCGGATGATCTGCACCTTGACCGTCTGGCCGATGTTGAGGATCTCGGTCGGATGGTTGACGCGGCGCCATGCCATGTCGGTGACGTGCAGCAGGCCGTCGATGCCGCCGAGGTCCACGAACGCACCGTAATCGGTGATGTTCTTGACCACGCCTTCGACCACCTGGCCCTCTTCGAGGTTCTGGACGATCTCGGAGCGCTGCTCGGCCCGGCTCTCTTCCAGCACTGTGCGGCGCGACACGACGATGTTGCCGCGGCGGCGATCCATCTTGAGGATCTCGAAGGGCTGCGGGTTGTGCATCAGCGGAGAGACGTCGCGGATCGGGCGGATGTCGACCTGGGAGCGCGGCAGGAACGCCACGGCGCCATCGAGATCGACCGTGAAGCCGCCCTTGACCTGGTTGAAGATGATGCCTTCGACGCGCTCACCCTTGTTGAACTTCTCTTCGAGGCGGACCCAGCTTTCCTCGCGGCGAGCCTTCTCGCGCGACAGCATGGCCTCGCCCAGCGCGTTCTCGATGCGCTCGACATAGACCTCGACCTCGTCGCCGACCTTCATCTGGCCGTCCTTGGCCTTGGCGCCGAATTCCTTCAGCGGCACGCGGCCCTCGACCTTCAGGCCGACGTCGATGATGGCCATGTCCTTCTCGATGGCCGTGATGATGCCCTTGACGACGGAGCCTTCGGCCGAATGGCTTTCGGAAAAGGACTCATCGAGCATGCTCATGAAGTCGTCGAGGGACGGATTTGCCGAATTGGCGGTAGCTTGTGACATTCGTTCTCCTGGATGCCCCTCGCTCTCGTGGCGTCGGGGCGGCACCGGTGGTTCGTGTTGCGTTGCGCCAGCCCGGCATTCCGCTCTTGTGAAGCGCGCGGCCGATCTGCGGCCAGTTCCGGTGCATTCTCGAATGCGGGCAGCGGTTCATGCCTGAAATGCAAAATGGCGGTTCGCCAACCCTTTCCGATGGAAAAGGCTTCCGCGCCGCCGCTGCTTTCAGTCAGTTTTTCGCGTCACGAGCCCCGTCTACGATGGCGCAGGCCGCGAGAAACGCCGCCTCTATACTCATTTGCGACGTGTCGAGCAAGTGGGCGCCGTCGGCGGGCCGAAGCGGCGAGTCGGCGCGATCCATGTCGCGCGCGTCGCGGCGCTCGATGTCGGCCAGGATCGCCTCGTATTCAGCCTGGCCGCCAAGACGCAGGATCTCGCGATGCCGCCGGCCGGCGCGCACCTGCGGGCTGGCGGTGACGTAGAGCTTCACGTCGGCGTTCGGGCACACCACCGTACCGATGTCTCGCCCGTCGAGCACGGCACCGGGCGGCTGCATCGCGAAGGCGCGCTGCTTTTCGACCAGCACGCGCCGCACCGCCGGATGGACGCTGACCTGGGAGGCTGCCTCGCCGACCGCGTGGGTGGACAGGACCATAGGGTCGAAGCCGGCGAAATCGACCTTGCGCGCCGCTTCCACAGCCTGCGCCTCGTCGTCCAGCGGCAGCCCGGCCTGGATGAGCGCGTGCGCGACGGCGCGGTAGGAGAGGCCGGTGTCGAGATGGCGCAGGCCGTATTGGGTGGCCAGCCTGCGCGACAGCGTGCCCTTGCCCGAGGCGGCGGGTCCGTCGACGGCGATGACGAAAGGAGCGGTCATGGCGGCGGTTGAAGCGGGATTCGCGCGGGGAGGCAAGGGGGTGGGGAGGGGAGGGTACAAGCGGTGCCGATCCCCGGGCGCCGAAAACCGACAGTCTCCCGTTCGATCGGTCGCGTAGATAGCTTCTGCTCGGCGACAAATGGTGTCTTTGCCTGAGGGATCATGCAGAGGGTCTTGTCGTGACATTCGCGGGTGTTGTTTCGCCGCCCCAAAGCATGCGGCGAGCAGGCCGGCGTGCTCCTCGGTGCGGATTGCGAACGGACCGCCCGAGCACAATACCCTTGCCAGCCGATGCAGGCTTCCATCAGTCTGTCTTCAGGAGCGGAGGGGAACTGGTCTGGAATGCTGAACCGAAAGCAGCTGGGGCGCCTGGCGCCGAGCCGCCTCAATCTCATGATGATTCTGGCGGGTGGGCTCTATCTTGGTCCCTTGCTGGCCGGCCTTTCCCAGCAACCCCGCTGGACGGTCGCGGTCTGTGCCGGGGTCCTGGTCCTCTGGAGCGTCCTCTACCGCAGCGCCTCCTGGCCACGCCGGCTTGCAGACCTAGGCAGGCCAGAGGTCGTTTTGGCGACAATGCTTCTCGTATGCGTGATGCTGGCACTTTCCGGCCTGTCTTTCCTGGCAGGGCTTGGATTGGCACAGATCGCCGGAGGCGTCTCGTTGCCCCTTTGGGTGCCTTTGGGCATCCCGTTGCTTTCGCTGACGATCGCCTTGTTCATCCAGTCACCCCGCGAAGCGACCGAGATGGACGCCTTCCTCGACGATGCGCTGCGGCAGCTCGAGGGTTTCCCACCCTTGCCGCCGACCCCCAACATCAGCAGAGCAGTGGCTGCGAAGCTTGAGGAACTGCGGGAAGGCGCAACGGTAGACGAGGTCCGTACAGCTATCGGGGAGGCGACTGTCCATGACGCGGCGCTGCTCGCTGCAATCGACAAGATGGGTGTTCCACCTCCGCGCCCCGCCCTCGTGGCAGCCATCCTGATCGTCACCGATCCGACGGGCGCTCCGGGTCTGGAAGCTCGCGGCGAAGCTGCCTGGGTTTTCGACGCGATCGGTGGTGACCCCGAGCTGGAGATGCTTTTCGCCCGACGGGCCCTCGAACTCCTGGCGGAAGCGCCGTTCCTCTTCCGCGACATGCCCTATTCCTACGACGTCGATCAATCGGCCGCCCGCAGTCCGGAGCCGGAAGCGGCCCAAGCCCTGAAGAATCTGCGCGATCGTCTCAACGAACTGTCGAAGGAAGAGGATGATCTTGATGAATCCGGAGCCGCCGAGTGATGGCATGAACGGCTCACATCCGCCGGTTTCGATCCTCGGATGACCGGCGGCGCAAACCGCGACTGATGGAGCCGCCGCCGCGCCTCACACGCTCCTGGTAATGCCCCCGTCGATCCGCAGGTTCTGCCCGGTCATGTAGCTCGACTTCTCCGAAGCCAGGAACAGGATCAGCTCCGCCACCTCGTCCACGCTGCCGTAGCGGCCCATGGGGATGCGGGCGCGGCGGTCTTCTTTTTCGGGCAGGGACGAGATGAAGCCGGGCAGCACGTTGTTCATACGGACGTTCTCGGCGGCGTATCTGTCGGAAAAAAGTTTGGTGAAGGCGGCGAGGCCGGCTCGGAAGACGCCGGAGGTGGGGAACATTTCTTCGGGCTCGAACAGCGCGTAGGTCGAGATGTTGACGATCGATCCGGATTTCTGGGACTGCATCACCGGGGTGACGAGGCGCGTCATGCGGATGACGTTGAGAAGATAGAACTCCATTCCGAGATGCCAGTCGGCGTCGGAGATTTCGAGCACCGGACCCTTGGGGCCGTGGCCGGCACCGTTGACCAGCGCGTCGATGCGGCCGAAGCGGTCCATGGTGGCATCGAAGAAGCGGCGCAGATCGTCGGGCTCGCGGTTGGAGCCGGTGAAGCCGAGGCCGCCGAGTTCGGCGGCAAGCGCCTCGCCCTTGCCGGACGACGACAGGATCGCGACCTCGTAGCCGGCCTCGGCCAGCTTTCGTGCCGCGCCGGCCCCCATACCCGATCCGCCGCCGACGATCATCGCGACTTTGGCCATCCGGTCCTCCCGTGATCCGTTCAACAATGCCCAGCGGGCATATCCGGACCGGGGAGCGACCGCAAGAAGCGGTCGTTAGGCGCTGCATCGTCCTTGCCACACGTCGTTGCGCGGCGGTGGTGCGTTGACAAGGCAGGGAAGACACCGGCGAAATGGGCGTGGCCGCAGTCCTGCGAGCCGCCGTCCATTCCGAACCGGAGCCGATCGTGAAGCAAGAAGCCGACCTCATCGTCACCAACGCCCGCGTGCTCACCATGGACGAGGCTATGCCTTCGGCCGAGGCGGTCGTGGTGAAAGACGGTACGATCGCCTTCGTCGGCAAGGCCGCGGAGGCCGAGGGATGGAAGGGTCCGCGGACGCAGGTGATCGACGCCCGGGGCGGGTCCGTGCTGCCGGGCTTCATCGAAAGCCACGTGCATCTGTTCATGGGAGCGGCCGAACTCGTGCATCTCCAGCTCTTCGGCGTGAAGGGCATCGACGCGCTGGGCGAGCGGTTGCGCGAATATGCCGCCGCGCGGCCGGACGACAAGGTGCTGTTCGGGCAGTCCTGCGACTACACGGTCCTGGGCGAGGGCGAGACGCTGACCCGGCACCATCTCGACCGCATCGTTGCCGACCGTCCCGTGGCGCTGGTGGCGCCGGACCACCACACGATGTGGGCCAACACCAGGGCGCTCGAGATGGCTGGGGTGCTCCACGGCAAGGCGGTCAGTCCCGGCAACGAGGTGGTGATGGGCGCCGACGGGCTGGCGACCGGCGAATTGCGCGAGGGCGAGGCGATGACGCCCGTGGTGCACCTTGCCGGCGAGAGCCGGGTGCGGCTCGGCATCCAGACCGGCGGCGAGCCGGAGCGCTGGCCAAGCCCGGCCGAATGGGAGGCTGACAAGGAGATCATGCGCCGCGGCCTCGCCTACGCGGCCGAGCACGGCATCACCTCGTTCCACAACATGGACGGCAACCTCTACCAGCTACAGATCCTGGCCGAGATCGAGAAGGAGGGCGGACTGCTCTGCCGCGCGCAGGTACCGTTCCACTACAAGAAGCCGATGACGCTGGAGGATCTGGAGAAGGCGTCGGCCATGGCCGACAGCTACGCTTCGGAGTGGGTCTCGTCTGGCATGGTCAAGGTGTTCATGGACGGCGTCATCGATTCCGGCACCGCCCACATGATCGAGCCCTATGCCGACGACGGCGACTGGCGCGGCGAGCCGTATTTCTCCGACGCGGAATTCGCAGCACTTGCCACCGAGATCGACCGGCGGGGGCTGCAGATCGCCGTGCACGCGATCGGCGACGCGGCGGTGCGCACCGTGCTCGACGGCTACGAGGCGGCCCGAAAGGCCAACGGCGCGCGCGACAGCCGCCACCGCATCGAGCATATCGAGGTGACCACCGACGCCGACATTCCGCGTTTTGCCGAACTCGGCGTCATCGCCTCCATGCAGCCGCCGCATCCGCCCGGCTCCATGGGGCTGCCGCTCGAACCCACCGTCTCGAAGATCGGCCGCGACCGCTGGCGTCTCGCCTATGCCTGGCGCAGCATCAAGGAAACCGGCGCGCACGTCGTATTCGCCTCCGACTGGCCGGTGTCGCCGATCGACCCCATCGCGGGCATACAGGCGGCAGTTGTGCGCAAGCGGTGGGCAGACGACCTGCCCGACCACGCCTATTCGCTGCACGAGGCAATCGCCGGCTATACCGTCGAAGGCGCGTATGCCCAGTTCGAGGAGCATCGGAAGGGGCAATTGAAGACCGGCTATCTGGCTGATATCGTTGTTCTTTCTGGCGACGTCGATGCGGTGGCGCCCGACGCACTGCACGAAATCCGTCCGGTCACGACCATCTGCGGAGGAAAGATCACCTACCAAGCCTGACGACTGGCACGCAGGTTGCTTCTCTCTGGTTGCCGGTTTTGAATGGCCGTTCAACAAGCCGGTTGCCAAGGCGAGCTCCTTGTGCTGACATCGAGCGGGAACTTTAAAGACCCGGCGCGAAGACGCGGGGCGACGACAGGAGCGGGGCTGGATCTTGCCGGAGACACCGGAACGGAATGCCATCGAGGTCAAGGGCGTCAGCAAGGTCTTTGGCTTTGGACCGGACAAGGTCGTCGCTCTCAAGAACGTGGACGTGTCGATCCGCGAGAACGAGTTCTTCACGCTGCTGGGGCCTTCGGGCTGCGGGAAGACAACGCTCCTGCGGCTGATCGCGGGCTTCGACTTTCCCACCGACGGCGAGATCCTGCTGCATGGGCAGGACATCGCCCCGCTGCCGCCGCACAAGCGGCCGGTCAACACCGTGTTCCAGAGCTACGCGCTCTTCCCGCACCTGACGGTGGCCAAGAACATCTCCTTCGGGCTCGAGATGCTGGGACGCCCGAAGAGCGAGGTCGACGCCCGCGTCGACGAAATGCTGAAGCTCGTGCGCATGGAGGAATTGCGCAACCGCTCGACGGCGGCGATTTCGGGCGGCCAGCAGCAGCGCGTGGCGCTCGCCCGGGCGCTGGCGCCGCAGCCCAAAGTGCTACTCCTGGACGAGCCGCTGTCGGCGCTCGACTACAAGCTGCGCAAGGAGATGCAGATCGAGCTGAAGCGCCTGCAGCACGAGACCGGCATCACCTTCATCTTCGTCACCCACGACCAGGAGGAGGCGCTGACCATGTCGGACCGCATCGCGGTGATGTCGGCCGGCAACATCCTCCAGATCGGCTCGCCCGAAGACATCTACGACCGGCCGGCTGTGCGGTTCGTCGCCGACTTCATCGGTGAGACCAATTTCCTCGAGGGCACGATCGAGGAACGCGCGGGGGATACCGCGCGGGTGAAGCTTTCGTCGGGCGCGGTGATCGACGCCTCGGTCGCCGAGGGCGTCGATCCGTCGGGATCGGTGACGGTGGTGGTGCGGCCCGAACATGCCGCGCTGGCGTCCGAGGGCGGGCAGCTGTCGGGACGGCTCTCCAACATCGTCTATTTCGGCACCGACACGCATCTGCACGTGGACCTGGACGGCGGCGGCGGCGAATTCATCGTGCGTCGGCAGAACACGCGGACGGACCGCGGCGCGGCGGCGATCGGCGATCCGGTCTCGATCGTGATCGGCGCGGGCGCGGCCCAGGTCCTGAAGGACTAGCCGATGTCGCAAGCCGCCGAGACAGCCCGCAAGGCCGAAAGCGACGACATCCGCAAGCGCTGGCTTCTCTCGGCACCCGCGCTTCTCATCATCCTCTTCGCCGGTGTCGGGCCGCTGGCGATCGTGGTCGTCTACTCCTTCCTGGAGCCGGGAAACTACGGCGACGTGAAGTGGCAGTTTTCGACCGACGCCTGGACCGGGGTCGTCCTGCAGCGCGACATCTTCGACGACACGCTTTCCCTGGCGGACGCGCACCTGGCCATCTTCTGGCGGTCGATAAAACTGTCCTTCTTCACCACCGTTCTGGCCTTCATCTTCGGCTTCCCGACGGCCTATTTCATCGCCACGCGACCCGAACGCACCCGCGCCATCTGGCTGTTCCTCATCACCATTCCGTTCTGGACCAACCTCCTGATCCGCACCTTCGCGATCCAGGAAATGATCCGCAACGAAGGCCTGTTCAACGTGGTGATGATGAAGATCGGCGTGATCTCCACGCCGATCCAGATCATCTACACCGATACCGCGATCATGCTCGGCATGCTCTACGTCTACCTGCCGCTTATGGTCCTGCCGCTCTATGCCTCGATGGAGAAGCTCGATTTCCGACTGGTGGAGGCGGGATACGACCTCTACGCGACGCGCCTCCAGGTGCTTCGCCGCATCATCCTGCCGTTGGTGAAACCGGGGATCATCGCGGGCTCCATCCTGGTCTTCATCCCATCGCTCGGCGCCTACGTGACGCCGCGCCTGCTCGGCGGCGGGCGCAACCTTATGCTCGGAAACCTGATCGAACTGCAGTTCGGGCAGGGGCGGAACTGGCCGCTCGGCGCTTCGCTCTCGATCACGCTGCTCGTCATCGTCATGGCGGCGCTGCTGGTCTACGTGCGCTATGCGGGCGCCACGGAGAAGCGGCATGGCTAGCCGGCGCTTCGACATCAGGCAGCAGACGGGCTTCCCGACGATCGCGCTCATTTGCTTCTTCCTGCTCTATCTGCCGATGGCGCTGGTCGTGGTCTTCGCCTTCAACGCGGGAACCTCGATCGCCATCTGGGAAGGGTTTTCGCTGCGCTGGTTCCAGCAGGCGTGGAACAACGAACAGGTGGTGAGCGCCTCGATCCGCTCGGTGCAGATCGCCTCGGTCGCGGCCGTCGTGGCGACCGTGGCTGCCACCATGGCGGCATTGGCCACGACGCGCACGCGCAACTACCGCGGCCTGACCTTCAAATACGCCTTCATCAACCAGCCGCTGATGGTGCCGGAGATCGTCACCGCGGTGGCGCTGCTGATCTTCTTCTCGCGCATCAAGATCGCGACCGGCTATTCCGGGCTCGGCTACCTGATGATCGCGCACGCGGCCTTCTGCATCCCCTTCGCCTATCTGCCGATCCGCGCGCGGCTGGAGAACATGGACCTGTCGCTGGAGACGGCGGCCGCCGACCTCTACGCGACGCCGTGGAACGTCTTCCGCCGCGTGACCCTGCCGCTGCTGTGGCCGGGCATCATCGCCGGCCTCATGCTGGCCTTCGTCATCTCTCTCGACGACGTCGTCATTACCGAGTTTGTCAAATCGGGCGGACAGGATACCCTGCCGACCTACATGCTCGGGCAGTTGCGCCGTATCGTGACGCCCGAGATCAATGCGATCTCGACCGTGTTCCTGCTGATCTCGGTCGGCATCGTGACGATCTTCTTCTTCATCAGCAGGAAGCGGGACTAACCAACAAGCAGGAAAATGGGAGAACAACCATGCACTGGAAACTGACCGCTACGGCCCTGGGGCTGACTATGCTTGCCGCGCCCGGCGCCGCGAACGCCGAAGGGCAGCTCAACATCTACAACTGGGGCAACTACACGAACCCCGAACTGATCGAGAAGTTCGAGAAGGAATACGACGTCGACGTCACCATAACGGACTACGATTCCAACGACACCGCGCTTGCCAAGGTGCGCCAGGGCGGCCACGGGTTCGACATCGTGGTGCCGTCCGCCAGCGTCATTCCGATCTGGCTCGATGAAGGGCTCCTCATGGAGACCAATCCGAACCAGATGGAAAACTTCAAATACATGGCCGACCGCTGGAAGGACGTGCCGTTCGATCCGGGCCGCAAGTACACCGTGCCTTGGCAGTGGGGCACGACCGGCGTGACCGTCAACACCGCCGACTATGACGGCGACATCAACACCTCCGCGATCTTCCTCGACCCGCCGCCGGAACTCGAAGGCAAGATCAACGTCGTGCCGGAAATGGCCGACGTGATGCACCTCGCCATCACCTACATGGGCGGCGAACCCTGCACCGCCGACAAGGAGGTGCTGAAGAAGGTCCGCGACAAGCTGCTCGAAGCCAAGCCGAAATGGATCTCAATGAACTACGGCAACATCGAAGCCATGACCAAGCGCGATTTCCTGGCGACGGTGAACTGGAACGGGGCGTCGCTGCGCATGCGCGAACAGGACCCCAAGATCCACTACGGCTATCCGAAGGAAGGTTACCCGATCTGGATGGACAACGTGTCCGTGCTGAAGGACGCCCAGAACGTCGAGAACGCCAAGCTCTTCCAGAACTTTATCATGAAGCCCGAGAACGCCGCCCTCATCTCCGCCTTCGCCAAGTATGCCAACGGCATCGACGGCTCGGAGGAATTCCTTCCCGAGGAAATGAAGACGGCGCCGGAAATCGTCGTTCCGGAGGAACTGCAGAGCGCCGGCTCGTTCATGCTGACCTGCCCGCAGGAGGCACGCGACCTCTACACCGCGATCTGGACCGAGCTTCAGAAGTAGCACCGTCCCTCCCGGCTCCGGCGCGAACGCGCCGGGGCCTCCCTCCTTCGCACTCCGCAGCATGACCTCCTACCGCAACACCGATCCGCGGCCGCCCATCATGGACGGCTCACCGCCCGCGCTCGTGCCGCCGCCCATGGAATGGGACCGGGCACCGTGGAACCGCTGGACGTTCCAGCACATGCGCGAGATGACGCCGACCGCCGAGGTGTGGCGCGGCACCGGCCATTCCGCGCGGCTCGAACGCCGCGAGGAAAACCTCGACCATCTGCCCGTTGCCGGCGCCGACGGGGCGGCGACCACGCTCAGCAGGCTGCTGGACGAGACCTACACCGACGGCTTCCTGGTCCTGAAGGACGGGGCGGTTGCCTACGAGCGCTATTTCAACGGCATGACGCCGCGCACCCTGCACCTGTCGCAGTCGATGGCGAAATCGGTGACGGGGAGCGTCGCGGGCATTCTGGTCGGCCGCGGCGTCATGGACCCCGACGCTCCCGTCACGACGTACCTGCCCGAACTCGAAGACACGGCCTGGCGCGGCGCCAGCCTTCAGCACGTGCTCGACATGACGACGGGCGTGCGCTTCGTGGAGGCCTACGAAGACCCGAACTCCGACATCGGCAGGGTCGACGTCGCCTGCGGCTGGAAGCCCGTGCCGCCGGCCGGCGACCCGGCGGCGGAATGGCCGCAGCACATGTGGGACCTCATCCTGTCGTTCAAGGAGACGGTGCGCCCGCACGGCGAGCGCTTCGAGTACCGCTCGATCGAGACCGACGTGCTGGCTTTCGCCATGGAACGGGTCACCGGCAGGCGCCTGGCGGAGCTGGTGTCGGAAGAACTCTGGCAGAAGATCGGCGCGGAGGAGAGCGCCTGCTTCACCGTGGATCGTGCCGGATATGCGCTGGCCGACGGCGGGTTCAACGCCACGCTGCGCGACTACGCCCGCTTCGGGCAGCTGATCCTCGACGGCGGCCGCGGCATCGTGCCGGCCGAGTGGATCGAGGCGACGCGGTCCGGCCACGTGCATGGGCCGGACTTCAGCCCGTCCATGCCGGAAGCGTCCTACCGAAACCAGTTCTGGGTGGAGGATCCGCGCAGCCGCAACCTGATGTGCCGCGGCGTCTTCGGCCAGCTCATCCATGTCGATTTCGACGCCCGAATGGTGACGGTGAAACTGTCGAGCTGGCCCGATTTCTCGAGCGTGTCCTTCAGCGTGGCCACGCTCGCCGCCGTCCACACAATCGCGGATGCCCTGAAATGACCGATCTCGATCTGTGCTACATGCCCGCCTCGAAGGCGCTCGCGCTCTTCCGCGAAAAGAAGCTGTCGCCGGTGGAACTGATGCGGGCGGTGATCGAGAGGGCCGAGGCGACGCACGAAGCGATCAACGCCTTCACCTACCGCCATTTCGACGAGGCGATGGACCTGGCGCGCAAGGCGGAGGCGAAGTATGCCCGCGGCGCCCGCACCGGCGCGCTGGAAGGGTTGCCGGTCGCGGTCAAGGACGAGAGCTACATCGAAGGCAAGCCGACCTCGGGCGGCTCGTTGATCCTGAAGGACATGATCGCGCCGCACACCTCGCCGGTCAACGAGCGGTTGATGAAGGCGGGCGGCATCGTGCATGCGCGCACGGCGACGCCCGAATTTTCCTGCGCGGCCTACACC
This region includes:
- a CDS encoding serine hydrolase domain-containing protein, which translates into the protein MTSYRNTDPRPPIMDGSPPALVPPPMEWDRAPWNRWTFQHMREMTPTAEVWRGTGHSARLERREENLDHLPVAGADGAATTLSRLLDETYTDGFLVLKDGAVAYERYFNGMTPRTLHLSQSMAKSVTGSVAGILVGRGVMDPDAPVTTYLPELEDTAWRGASLQHVLDMTTGVRFVEAYEDPNSDIGRVDVACGWKPVPPAGDPAAEWPQHMWDLILSFKETVRPHGERFEYRSIETDVLAFAMERVTGRRLAELVSEELWQKIGAEESACFTVDRAGYALADGGFNATLRDYARFGQLILDGGRGIVPAEWIEATRSGHVHGPDFSPSMPEASYRNQFWVEDPRSRNLMCRGVFGQLIHVDFDARMVTVKLSSWPDFSSVSFSVATLAAVHTIADALK